The segment AGAGGGGCCCCGGCTGATTGAAATCTTTGTGTGTTTCAGGAGTCAGTATCCTTTGAGGACGTGGCCGTGAAATTCACCCAGGCCGAATGGGCTCTGGTAAATCCTGATCAGAGATGCCTGTACAGagatgtgatgctggagacctgcaggcacctggccttcGTGGGTAAGGTTCAGTCACAACCCTTTCCCACAGCTCAGGGCACAGAGCACGCTGCGCACATTCTCTGGGGCCATAGTACAGGACTGCTGGGTAGAAGGGGCCTGTCTATGGGCACGCTAGCCCAGGATCGAAGCATTCCCGGGCAGGAGACAGATTCTAACTCACTTTTctctgatttggggccacagcaggatGGAGCGAAGTGTCAGGGCCACTGCCAGCACCTCTGGCTTTTGCTGTGACCCTATTGTTGCTGGTTGGTCCCCCGTTGATCAGGGGCACAGGGCTGAACCCCGCAGTGATGGGTGAGGGATCTGGTGCCCAAGATTATATTCGGGGCCAGGAGCATACCAGGCATCAGGCTTCCTTGGAGATTCTTTTTGGGGACACGGGGCCCACACCCGGAGATTGTCGGGGCTGACCCCTGAGTCTATTCTCAGGGACACTCTTGGTCGTGCTCAAGGGGTGCGAGAATCTGACCCACCTCATTCAAGGTAGCTGCTTCCATGTCTGTTGAAGCAAACCAGCAGCATAAGTCCTATTCTAGTTCTTTTTTGTTCCTGCagagcatcttttttctttgacatacacacctggtgatgctcagggccgatGCTTTGCATTGCTTGGAGGAGtctattgggtgctggggaatgatccgggtcagctgtgtctgaggcaagtgccatcccggctttcctattcctctgcccctccccagagcaTCCGTTCGGGAATAAATTGTCTTCCTGCTTTTTCCAGAGGGTTTCTCTTCAGGAAAAGACAATGGTACTCTTGGGCATGTCTTGGAGAATAAGTTGTTCAGTGAAGACTGCACTGTGGGGTACATGAGCAATGAAGAGAAGCAGATGTACCCTGATGTCAGTGACCAGCACCAAACTCAGAAACGGCAACAAAAGTGAGTGGAATGGCcaaaggggcaggagaggagggtgTTGTTGGTGGGGTGGGAGACAAATCTTGGGAGTCTCCAATATCTTTGGAACTAAAACCAGTGTGTCAAACTAGTGCAGGACTGAATAGTGTCCCCTTCACACTTTTCACCCTCGAGGGCCTCTTTCATTTACCACACTCATGATgagcatggctgactcctggctctgcactcaggaatctctcctggccgCCCTATGGGGTCCGAATTGCCCTGAGACATGTAAGGTGAGGATCCTGCGGGCAAGGCTGGCAACCTCCGCTGGCTTCTTAAGTGTTTTCCACTAAGTATCCTTCTCGGAGAGAAGTCCCTTCTCCAACTTCCAACATGGCACCCCATTATTTACAGGCTTAAACAGGGCCCTTCATGTAAGGTTTTGATGAATGATGAATCAATCATTTATTAAGAGGAATATCCAAAAATCCCTATAGTCAGGCCTCAAGCTATAGTATGTACTTATTGTCTATTCTCTAGCATCGTTTTGGGCCTCCAAATCTTGCTTCTGATTGATTCCTATATCCAAAGCCAGgcgtagaccctgagcactgcagagtgtggtcccatagtaagagggaaaaaaatcaaccccaaaccaaaagaacaaaacaaaacataatcaaGGTTCTGACTGATTGTtgatattcatttataattttacgTTTGAGCATTTCCTAGTCCTGACTCCTGgtcctatgctcaggaatcactactggggggctggggggacctgaTGGTATGAGGGGAAGGAACCGGAGCAGCCTCATGCACGGTCCCTGCCCTTTCGCTTTCCTGTGGCCTCGGACGTCAGGATGATCTTGCTTTTCTGCTCATTTTGTTtcatctatggcagacacctcttgCCAAAGAGTCTCGGTTATGGTCACAAAGCTCCCGCACAAGCCAGAGGAACCTCGAAACGGACTCGAAACCTCTCTGCACCCCAGAGTCCTGCTTCTACTTCTTCTGCAGAGTGTTCTTCTCCCCAAGACCCCCCAATACTTCCCCACATGTCTACTCCAGGTGACCTCAAGAACACCTTTAAGTGCCTTGATTGCTCACAGAGGTTCCAGTATGCCTGTATGCTGCGTGCCCACGCTAAAGTGCACTCTGGGGTGAGGCCTTTCGcttgcgagcagtgtgggaaaagcttcagtacTCATTCGGTCCTGCATAAGCACAGCCGGATCCACATGGGGGAGAGGCTGTATGattgcgagcagtgtgggaaaagcttcaggtcTCGCTCCCATCTGCATCGGCACAGAATGattcacactggggagaggccatatgaTTGCGaggagtgtgggaaaagcttcacgACTCTCTCAAACCTGCGTAGTCACAGCCGGACGCACACTGGGGAGGGGCTGTATGACTGTGaacagtgtgggaaaagcttcagtacTCGTTCTGTCCTGCATAAGCACAGCCGGATCCACATTGGGGAGAGGACATATGACTGTGAGCAGTGTTCCAAAAGCTTCAGGACTCGTTCAGTCCTGCAAAAACACAACCTGATCCACACCAGGGAGAGGCCGTttgactgcgagcagtgtgggaaaagcttcaggactcgctGGAATCTGCAAAACCACCaccggacccacaccggggagagacCGTATGaatgtgagcagtgtgggaagaGTTTCAAGACTCGCTACACTCTGCTTCAGCACAACCTGATACACACgggggagaggccatatgactgcGAGGTGTGTGGGAAGAGTTTCAAGACTCGCTTCACTCTGCTTCAGCACAAACTGAAACACACaggggagaggccatatgactgcGATCAATGTGGAAAAAGCTTCAGTACTCGTTGGGTCCTGCATAATCACAGGCGGATCCACACCGGGGAGAAGCCATAtgcctgcgagcagtgtgggaaaagcttcaggtaTCTCTCCAATTTGCATCAGCACAGCCTGattcacactggggagaggccatatgaGTGCgtgcagtgtgggaaaagcttcaggactcgctTAACTCTGCGTCAGCACAACCggatccacactggggagaggccatatgactgtgagcagtgtgggaaaagcttcaggactcgctCGAATCTGCATGAGCACAACCGgatccacaccggggagaggccgtatgactgtgatcagtgtgggaaaagctttagGAGTTGTTCGGAACTGCGTAAGCACTGccggacccacactggggagagacCGTATGACTGCCCCTAGTGCGGGAAGGCATTCCTGCGTAGCAAttcaagggctgagcacatgcgcATCCACAAGGGTGAGCGGCTCTACATATGCCCACTTTATGGGAAAGGATTCCGCAGCCGGGCACCAACCAGGGCCACCAGGTGACGCACACGATCCAGAGTCACTTCCAGTTTCCTAAGTGCAACAAGGCGTCACACAATCATTCCTACTTCAGAGACCACCACCAGACTCACAAGGCGACCCAGCCTCTCACCCTCGGGGAGTGTGGCAGAGTCTTCAGTCACCTCAAAATCCTCTGCCAGCACCTCAGGAGGCATGTCGATGAGCAGCTGTTTGTGTGCCACTGCAGGCAGGGTTTCGGCAGTGCTGCAACCCTGCACACACATGTCCGCCAAACTCACACTGGGGAGAACTGCTGAACGTATCTTCTTCCCTATGCCAGGATAGTCTCCTGGTCTCCTACCAACCTGTGGGGCAAGAAACCTTGGGGTTGCAAGAGGGTGTGGGGTGCAACTCTGTGCCTCAATTTCTTACCGCCCCTCCCAAAGCTGAGGGTAAAGCCATTTGTTTCTTAAATCATGTTGGGGCTAcaatgatgatgctcaggaatgacttgaGATTCTGTTCCCAGCAAGTTAATCCTGGTGGTTCTaggggatcctgtgggatgcggcatcaaaacctgggtcagccacatagaagtccagtgccccacctgctgtgctattgtgatGGCCCCCGAAAACTGTAATCTCGATGCTGTGAAGTCATTTGTGACTTTCGGAGCTTCTGGACAGAGTCTAGTGGGGAATTCTATTTGAGTGATGTTATGTTCCTTGTGTTTATATTTCCTTGGAGCCCACACCTGCTGCCGCTCCATtcagattcctggctctgctctgagcgACCAGTCCTGCGTGCCTTTGGGGACCCTGTGATATGTTCCAGTTCCCACCCGGTCAATTGCTGCATGGCCAGTACCTTGTTCTTTACTATGGCCATTTGTGCTGCTGCAGAGTGAGCCGAgcagttagggcttttgcctgcaGTCACAGGACCCCGGTTCTTTCTTTGACTCCCTACACAGTCCCAAACACACTCTCCAtgcaggagtgattactgagtcagggccaggagaacccctgagtgttgctggacttgtggcccccaaaccatgaacaaattATATACAAGCAAAACAGTGTCAGAGCCTTGATGGCGGATTCCCTCACCCCAACATTCAgtgttctgagctgtatcttgctcTATTCATGCCTTCTCTTCCTTGTAGAGGAACGTTAGGCCACCCTCAGAACGTGAGTTGGTGGTATGTGGGGTTGACTATAACAGGAAGCCTTTCCAAAGGGCTGAGTCAAACAGAGCAAAGCGGGTTCAGAACTCTTCTTGTTCAAAGCGAAGAGAACAACAAAATTATCTTGCCCTGGTCATGGatgaccagattcaatcccaggtactcaATGCTCCCCAGAACCCTACGGGTCCACACCAAAGCCCCCCAAAGAATCCTCAGTGCTGGAgctaaagtacagtgggtagagcatttgccttgcatacagctgacccgggttcaatccctgccatcccatagggacccccaagcaccgccaggagtcattcctgagtgcagagcttggagtaacccttgagcatcgctggatgtaaccaaaaagaaaaaaaaatcctaggcaGAAGTGTTGTATTTAGAATTTCCTGTGTCCCTCTGTTCATTCTCAGGCAGCTGGCTCTCGAGCACTGCTCTCTGGGTGCCCCTCCATGCTGAGTTTGAGTGAGGTGAGCCCCCGGCAGCACGGACACTCGAACAGAGTTCACCAGTTTATTCTTTGACTCgaggcccagcagggcaggggcagggccggaAGTTGCTTGACTCTCATCCCTTCCAGCCCTTGGCGGGTGTAAGCAATTTGAATCCACCAGAAGCAGCTTCCTCTGGCACACGGATCCCTCAAGAGTGAAGGCAGAACCATTGGGATCCAGGATAACCTCtgaacccccactccaccctagCCAGTACACACCCCCTGAACTGGCCAGGTGAttcaggggaggggggtgtcggaggcaggaggcaggggtgtGGCAGCGTCCGGAGTTGGGCTGAGGCTGTTGTGGGCACAcagctctgcccagggcccccCGTTCCTTTTGGGGTCCGACTTTGGTCCTTCAATCAGGGACCGCCCCATCTGTCCAGCTCCCTCAAATGTCAGGAGAAGCCAATGAGCAGTCTCTGTTGAAGAGGAGGGAATCTAGTGGTCAAGAAGGAGGTCCGGAAGCAGCagagttttggggggacagggcaggaggcaggggttaAGGGGGGCCTGTACCAGCTCAGAGCTGAAAGTCTTTTGTATGGGGTACAGTGTTGCTAAACTTCTAGCTAAACTTCCGTTGCGCCCCACAAAAGAGGAGGGAAGAGTTTTGGGGTCTCCCTGGGGGCTGAATAAGGAAGGAGGTTCCTCTTGTTTGACCGTGAGGCAGTTGCAGGAGAAGATAAATGGGGTGACTTGAGTCTCAGCTTCATTAGAGCCCACGTGGGGGTGTCCTGTCTGTTCCCCACTTCCGCGATCCCTGAGATTCTCAGCTACCGCAGCAGAGGGGCCCCAGCTGGAAGCTAACTTCTGGTCGGGCTGTCCTGTCTGAAGCCGGGGGCTTCCTTGTTGAACAGGTGCAGGTCGTTTCCCTGGTGGCCCTGAATTCCAGAAGGGTCTAGGCCTGGCTTTTCCGGAATTGCGGGGTTGCGGGCAGGGCGGGTCAGGGGCGCGGTGTGTGGGATCGGGGATTCCCCTTAATCCTCCTGCCACAAGCTCCGCGGACCTGGCAGCCATTCTGGGGGACCCAGAGCTAGGCCTCCCTATCTGGttggggcccagcctggcccgcAGGCTCCCGCAAGCACAGTGCGGGACCCTCGCATGAGGTTACGTCCAGCCAGGCGGCCGAGTTCGGGCACAGGCAGGTGAAGGTCTGTCAGTCGCCTGCCCTCAGCAGAGACTGGAAGGTCAGCTGCACGCCGCTCACCAGGCGCTGTCCTTGTCCACGTTGGAGAACTGTGGTTGCACGGGCAGGATTCGGGGGCCAGCGGGATGCCAGGGGCAGGCCGGCCAGCCCCAGCTCTTTCTCCCGTTTgtacttagttttgtttttgcacacctggtggtgctcaggcatcactcctccAGGCGTTCAGGGGGcaccatggggtaccagggagcgAACCCTGGTTGACGCGTGCAATTCCAGCGCCGTCCCCGTTGGACATGCAGCGGCCCCGCTGAGCCTTTTTCCCTCTGGAGacgcctgtgctctctccccagcacgTGCTTCTCTCTAAACCTTTCTAAGGAAATGTCTATAAAAACGCTTGTTGGTACCGGGACGctagacagagaaggtgcagagtccccgccttctccagatggaatcccgacGACACttagcttctactaacatggctccattTTGTGGGATTGCGATATCTCTCCAAACTCTCCAAGCATATGCGGCcatgcaacctttcctgatatccatAGAAAACagtcaggaatggctccaccacacCTACGTGGCCAATATaccagaggtacagaaacccagAGGTTGCTGGCAGCTACACTTGTGGACTTTGAACTTAACTAGGGTCCCGTGCAGCACCGGGAGGGAAAGtgtttttgtcctcatccttttcccctctcggcagcatgACGACCACACCGTTTAGTGCTTCATGGACAGAGAGgcaggagcttgcaatgatgggacgcatggggaatctcgcgatCGGGGAGTGCGGTGGTGCAGAACCAACCCTGTTTcttgcccaaatgagaccccagcggactcccacaaacagctcccccactcctgaagagccatgatctcagaggcacacaaaccaatctcggaatgcagcgactgctggcagaaatacctctggacttaataccaaaATCTCAAAACTAGGCAGCcaatttcacgaccgtgcaacatcatatgctcattgttatcaaaaatagaaaacatatgttctaatgatgccattctgacaggtttgactgttgggaggaaaactgcaaataatgatagtgagctttcggtcaaaaattgaatgttatcatagcaatgagagagttaattgaaaatcatctgccacacaggcagagtgggagagggagggagggtctctggggttcttggtggtggatcacgtgcactggtgaagggatgggtgtttgatcattgtatgactgagacttgaaaaaaaatatgataatttccatgttgatccgcggtggtacagcgaggagggtgctggccttgcacacagcagattcGGGTTTGATACCCGGGATATCATAGGGTtttcctgagtacagccaggaaatattccaggatgcagagccaggaatcagcccttaGCATCGCCGGTGTATGCCCCAAATTGCCACTTGCTGCCATTGACTTCCGGCCAGAAACAAACTTCTTTGCAGCCTTGGTGATATCAGCATCGGTGACCGAGTCAATCTGAAGGACGGTGGTTGGTGGCACATATGAACCAGAGACTAGAGCCTGGGACCCGATTTCATCCAGGAAGCCTTCTGATGACTCCACTGACATTAAGTACCCAGCTTTAAGCTTGTTCTTGACAGCCTGGACGTCTGTGCTGGAAAGGCCTCCTTGAGCGACGGATTTGACTTGGTTATAGGCGGCCTTGATGTCGTCTCCAGCAGCTGCTGCCTGGGAGATGGTGTAAATCCCAAAGAGCCCCGAGTCAGTGTAGCTGGCATTGAAAGCAGAAACGTCAAATGGTTGGTTCACTCCCTTGGCAACAGCTTGGTACAGAGTGCTGCTGGCATTGCCGCCTCTCTTGACATGGGGTCTGGCCCCCAGGACATGCTGGAGGACACTGAAGGCATTGGCTTCCGTGCTTCCGATGGCTGCGTTCTCTGCGACAAGGGCAGCATGGACAAGACTGTCTCCGTTCTGTTTCTGAATTTCACCTCCACGGTACTGACTCTTGGCACCAGAGAGACCAAGCCCTCCCCTCATGTTGAGAAACTGCTCGGCAACTTGCTTCAGAACTGGATGACTCCCACCGAGTCCAATCAAAGCCATTCTTGCACTTGTGAAGTGGTTCTGAACTAAGAAATGTAACTTCTCTGACTTCACTTTCCCAATCCTATAATCAGGACAGTACAAGGAATTAGCCAAGGTATTTTTGTAGGCAGCAGCATGCAGATTTTCAATGACTTGAGCCTGGGGGTTCTGAAAAGCCACATCTTTGTCAACCTTCATCTGGGACTGCAGGGCTACGACTTCCCAAGGGCAAAACTGGTGCGGTGGTGACATTGAGCAGGAACTCCATGAGAATGTCAACGTCGTCCCACAGACACTCCACCGTGTACGCCATGCTCTCCCTCGTCGCGTTCACGCTTAATTTACCACCAACTGCCTCAATTCTACGAGTTATCTTGAAAGAAGAAGCTCCTTTTGTTGTCAAACTGGAGGCAATGTGAAGCAAATGAGAGGTTCCCAAAATGTTGGCATCTTCATAGCGACTGCCTGCTTTAATGAACACGCCAATCCTTGACGTAGGAGCGTAATTTTCCATGGAAGCAATGACAAGGCCATTTGGTAACTTGCTAAACTCGAGATCCTGAGGATGCAGAGCCACTCCGGGGGGCGCACAGCCGCGGGCTTCACTGTAGGAGCAACTTTGAGAGGATAAAATCTCGAGAAAGACCCAGCAGCTTCATGGCTCCAGATCGTTCTGTGAGCCCCCTCCTCGTcaccttgtttgtttttctttttaaaggaagatCAGCTTGGTGCTCAGCGGCATTatccttattattattgttgttgttgttgttgttgttattattattgctttttgggtctcacccggtgatgcacaggggtcatttctggctcatgcactcaggaattacccctggtggtgctcgggggaccatatgggatgctgggaatcaaatccgggtcaactgcgtgcaaggcaaatgccctacccgctgtgctatcactccagccccaagttatcTTTCTTTGGACCCACAGAGGGAACCCTGTTCTACAGTTGACATTGTATAATCTCCCAgacttattttcaaatttacaCCTCCCAAACAGTAGGCACATTTGTGCCCTTTAAATGTCTAGTGTATTCATTTGATACAGCACCAATAAGTAGTTTATGTATTTTGGCTAACTTGGTTTGTTTAACTGACTTATTTTGAAGTAAATGAAAAGCCAGGATTTGGAAACAGCAAAATATCCAATAACAGTTGATGATTAAAGAAGttatggggggccggagcgatagcacagcgggtagggcgtttgccttgcactcggccgacccgggttcgatccccggcatcccatatggtcccccgagcaccgcctggagtaattcctgagtgcaaagccaggaataacccctgagcatcgctgggtgtgacccaaaaagcaaaaaaaaaaaaaaaaaaagttatggggTCACAGCAATAGTACATTTGGTAGCGCTTTTGCCTTACATAAGATTCACCTGAGTTCAGTTACCAGCACcctctatagtcccctgagccccagcaggactgatccctgagctcagagccaggagtaagctctaacaTCACAGCTTGCGgcccattacaaaaaaaaaaatttatccaaattgtttttattaaaaaaaacagatactGATATGAACGATATATATTATAGGAGATTAGGGTTCTTGCTTGCAttcagcctacccaggttcagtctccagcatcccatacggttccctgaggcTGACAGAAATAATcacttagtacagagccaggagttagcctgaaCACTACCATATgtgtcccttccccccccccaaaaaacatgcTTTTTACATCACTGGAAATATTTTGGGCAGCTGAAGCtacagtagagcgggtagggcgtttgccttgcatgtggccaacctcgaTTTGATGCCCAGGATGCCATATATTCCCTGGggatcgccaggaataattcctgagtgtaaagtcaggggTAACAACTATGCATCGTATGAGGTggccgaaaaagaaaaaaaaaacgaggggctagggcaatagcacaacatgtagggcgtttgccttgcacgcagttggcctgggttcaatttccagcatcccatatggtcccctgagcaccgccgggggtaattcctgagtgcatagccaggaatgacctctgtgcatcgccaggtgtgaccccaaaaagcaggaaaaaaaagaagagaatttggTTTTTGCAAATAATGAGTTAACAAATTATCACTTTGAACTTGTGAGTATGAAACTCATAGCTGTGTAAAACTATTGACAAGGCAGGAACTGTGATACTGAGGTTCATCTCATAGAAACAGTTATTCTCTTGTAGAAGAGCAGACTTTGAGTTTCTGGGGATACCAGGACTGTGTCCATCATAAATCAGTGCTTTGAAGACCCACAGGTGTCCTCTACATTTGGAAAATAGGGGAGGgatggacactagtgaagggattggcattggaacattgtatgcctcaatcatgaataacttggtaactttAAAATTCCggttatttcaacattttttttcttttggggtcacacctggcgatgtagacgggttactcctggctccacagtcaggaagtattcctggcagtgctcaggggaccatatgggatgcttgaaattgaatccgggtctgccgcTGCAATACAAATGCCCTTCCCAATGCGCTATAGCTCCAGCGCAgtgattaagttttttaaaattttgatttttttgtattgagccacatctggagatgctcaggggtaggTTCCATAAGgatctgcactcataaattactcctggcagtactcagaggacacTATGAatcttggggatcaaactctagtgggagcacgcaaggcaagtgccctacccacttctctatcactccaaccctccccaaaataatttaaaacaagggAAGGAATGGTGTTAGTAATTTAAAACTCTGGCAGGTGAGAAAAAGTGCAGATCAGGATAGAGGAAGGATTTCTATACATAGACCCACTTCATTTCTTATCCACTGGGACTTGaggttattaagaaaaaaaaatgatcctcCCTTTCTCAGTAGGCTAATTTCTCCCATGCAATCTCATCCTTTGAGACTGGAGTAACCAGTGGGAAATGAGTGTAATGAGAAGATGTAAATATTACAGGGAGATGTAAATATTTCTCTGCCTCAGTCGGTCAATATGCCCCACACTGGGTGAACAGTCTTCCTAAGTCTGACTCATAAACAGACCTGCAATTCGCTCCTTATTTTCTACCTCCAGGACCTTTTCTGAGATCAGGCCTTGATTCTCCATCAGTCTGTATTCTCTGCAAGTTACTCTTTGCTCCCAGTTATTTAAaattgagggctggagtaatagcgaGTTGGGGCAGAGGGGGTGCTTGCCCTGAACACAGTGAACGTAGGTTCGATGAGTGGAATCCCGTATAGTCCCTTGGTCCtacctagagtgattcctgagaaccccccccccacccagagaaTTCTGAGAAGTGTTTTAGGTTCCAACTTGACCCCACTCCCAAACTAGAACATCGTGTGAGAAACCTGTGATTATTCATATTTCCATTCGCACTTGGAGACCAGGAGCTGGAGGAATTTTCTCGCCTATGGGCTGGACTTTTAGATTTTCCCAGACACCACTGATTAAGTGAGCAGGgaatcagattttattttgttttttttaggcaACACCTGCATCTACattcctggatcactcctggtgtggttctCGTGGGTAGGGTGacagggttcgaacccaggtcagctgtgggcaaggatTTAGGGTCTGGagtcgataatttccccctctgcAAATGGCACAAAGAGTTCAGCAAGTAATGTAA is part of the Sorex araneus isolate mSorAra2 chromosome 2, mSorAra2.pri, whole genome shotgun sequence genome and harbors:
- the LOC101542268 gene encoding zinc finger protein 850-like; translation: MSTPGDLKNTFKCLDCSQRFQYACMLRAHAKVHSGVRPFACEQCGKSFSTHSVLHKHSRIHMGERLYDCEQCGKSFRSRSHLHRHRMIHTGERPYDCEECGKSFTTLSNLRSHSRTHTGEGLYDCEQCGKSFSTRSVLHKHSRIHIGERTYDCEQCSKSFRTRSVLQKHNLIHTRERPFDCEQCGKSFRTRWNLQNHHRTHTGERPYECEQCGKSFKTRYTLLQHNLIHTGERPYDCEVCGKSFKTRFTLLQHKLKHTGERPYDCDQCGKSFSTRWVLHNHRRIHTGEKPYACEQCGKSFRYLSNLHQHSLIHTGERPYECVQCGKSFRTRLTLRQHNRIHTGERPYDCEQCGKSFRTRSNLHEHNRIHTGERPYDCDQCGKSFRSCSELRKHCRTHTGERPYDCP
- the LOC101541998 gene encoding LOW QUALITY PROTEIN: cytochrome b-c1 complex subunit 2, mitochondrial-like (The sequence of the model RefSeq protein was modified relative to this genomic sequence to represent the inferred CDS: inserted 2 bases in 1 codon; deleted 2 bases in 1 codon), which gives rise to MYLVMVLRNLLIILAISRDPSFHNPMYFLLSDLSLVDICFISTTVPKYYRTSRQKAKPSPTRAALPRSIFSLSSHTGQPPLAVRADDHLGVIYHTLHYTVIMNTSSKNKQGDEEGAHRTIWSHEAAGSFSRFYPLKVAPTVKPAAAPPGVALHPQDLEFSKLPNGLVIASMENYAPTSRIGVFIKAGSRYEDANILGTSHLLHIASSLTTKGASSFKITRRIEAVGGKLSVNATRESMAYTVECLWDDVDILMEFLLNVTTAPXFCPWEVVALQSQMKVDKDVAFQNPQAQVIENLHAAAYKNTLANSLYCPDYRIGKVKSEKLHFLVQNHFTSARMALIGLGGSHPVLKQVAEQFLNMRGGLGLSGAKSQYRGGEIQKQNGDSLVHAALVAENAAIGSTEANAFSVLQHVLGARPHVKRGGNASSTLYQAVAKGVNQPFDVSAFNASYTDSGLFGIYTISQAAAAGDDIKAAYNQVKSVAQGGLSSTDVQAVKNKLKAGYLMSVESSEGFLDEIGSQALVSGSYVPPTTVLQIDSVTDADITKAAKKFVSGRKSMAASGNLGHTPGHQGNDLHLFNKEAPGFRQDSPTRMAHKQLLIDMPPEVLAEDFEVTEDSATLPEGERLGRLVSLVVVSEVGMIV